Proteins from a genomic interval of Rhodococcoides fascians A25f:
- a CDS encoding helix-turn-helix domain-containing protein: MSLATSVVGDAPRIGARLREARQKKRLTLDALAETCGVTKGYLSKLERDQVNASVASLVRVCAALDVPVGSLFDDAPAGDVVRAQSLPRIVFGGEAMTEYLLTPVGERRVQVLLGDIEEGGGSGAEAYTLPLDVTFVHVLSGEVRVTFEADPGGSFGGDDVLLGAGDAFTFSPRRPHSFRSEGSGGAQVLWVLAPALPEELPATKQEFSS; the protein is encoded by the coding sequence GTGTCCCTTGCTACGTCGGTCGTCGGCGATGCGCCGCGTATCGGTGCGCGGCTCAGGGAGGCTCGGCAGAAGAAGCGGTTGACTCTGGACGCGCTCGCCGAGACGTGCGGGGTGACCAAGGGGTACCTGTCCAAGCTCGAGCGCGATCAGGTGAACGCCTCGGTTGCGTCGTTGGTGCGGGTCTGCGCTGCGCTCGACGTCCCGGTCGGCTCCCTGTTCGACGATGCCCCGGCGGGTGACGTCGTACGGGCACAGTCGTTGCCGCGCATCGTGTTCGGGGGCGAGGCGATGACGGAATATTTGTTGACCCCGGTGGGGGAACGGCGCGTCCAGGTGTTGCTGGGGGACATCGAGGAGGGCGGCGGCAGCGGAGCGGAGGCGTACACCCTGCCGTTGGACGTCACGTTCGTGCACGTGTTGTCCGGCGAGGTGCGGGTGACCTTCGAGGCCGACCCCGGCGGCAGCTTCGGCGGCGACGACGTCCTGCTCGGGGCGGGCGATGCGTTCACCTTCTCGCCCAGGCGACCGCACAGTTTTCGCAGCGAGGGCAGCGGCGGTGCGCAGGTTCTGTGGGTACTGGCCCCGGCGTTGCCGGAGGAGTTGCCTGCAACGAAACAGGAGTTTTCCTCATGA
- a CDS encoding carbon-nitrogen hydrolase family protein, with protein sequence MTVTVSLFQGPELSGDVDANLAAIDAAAASASAAGASILVTPEMSVSGYDIGDLVRERAEPFDGPIFERIAAIARSRAVAIVYGYPESSGESVFNSVQVVDASGLSIARYRKTHLFGELDRTHFAPGPELLVQFDFGGLRCGLLTCYDVEFPETVRAQADAGAQWLIVPTGLMTPFEIIATHVVPTRAYESQLFITYVNRCGAEASLTYCGLTCAVAPDGTDIARADAHEELLTVDLDPAELARSRSVNTHLADRRHDLYRTVLDPTGSSRPEQETDR encoded by the coding sequence ATGACTGTCACCGTGTCGCTGTTCCAAGGGCCGGAGTTGTCCGGTGATGTCGACGCGAACCTCGCGGCGATCGACGCCGCCGCGGCGAGCGCGTCCGCGGCAGGGGCGTCCATCCTCGTCACCCCGGAGATGTCGGTCAGTGGCTACGACATCGGAGATCTCGTGCGGGAGCGCGCCGAACCGTTCGACGGTCCGATCTTCGAGCGCATCGCCGCGATCGCGCGATCTCGAGCTGTCGCAATCGTGTACGGCTATCCCGAGAGCAGCGGTGAATCCGTGTTCAATTCGGTCCAGGTGGTCGACGCATCCGGGCTGTCGATCGCGCGCTACCGCAAGACCCACCTGTTCGGTGAACTCGATCGCACGCACTTCGCTCCTGGGCCGGAACTGTTGGTGCAGTTCGACTTCGGAGGTCTGCGCTGCGGCCTGCTCACCTGTTACGACGTCGAATTCCCGGAAACGGTGCGTGCGCAGGCCGATGCCGGAGCGCAATGGTTGATCGTCCCCACCGGTTTGATGACGCCGTTCGAGATCATCGCAACTCACGTGGTCCCGACGAGGGCGTACGAGAGTCAACTGTTCATCACCTACGTGAATCGCTGCGGGGCCGAGGCCAGCCTGACGTACTGCGGACTCACCTGCGCCGTCGCGCCGGACGGTACCGACATCGCCCGGGCAGATGCACACGAGGAGTTGCTGACGGTGGACTTGGATCCGGCCGAACTCGCTCGATCCCGCTCCGTCAACACCCATCTGGCCGATCGCCGCCATGATCTGTACCGGACAGTTCTCGACCCGACAGGGTCCTCGCGGCCCGAGCAGGAGACCGACCGATGA